Sequence from the Spirochaetales bacterium genome:
ATGTTGTGGATATCTCCTTTAATCGTTCCCATGAGGATTTTCCCACGCCCCCCTTTCGGCGCGGCCGCCTCCATCTCCGGCTTGATGATTCCATTTATCTTTTTCATCATTTCTCCGGCGAGGATAAGTTCGGGGAGAAAATATATCCCCTTTTCATACCGTCGACCGACTATATCCATCGCTTCCCTCACCGCATCGAGGATCGCCATTGGCGAGGAGCCGTTTTTCACCATTTCTTCGACTATGGAAACGGCTTCTTTCTCCTTCATATCGGCGATCGCATTAATCAATTTTTTTGACATACAAACCTCCTTTTTAAATAATAAAACCTTTCGAGCTTTCTCCGCGGCTCTCCGGGTCGATTACCTTGAGGAACCGCCTCCGTTGAGGCGGCCGGCTGGACCGCTTACCCGCACATCGCGCGAGAGGCATGTCTTTTTTCGCCGTGTATAATGAACCATACGCAATATCGTTACGCTCACGGCGATATCGGGTTCCGCTATCCGTAGAAGGCTATGCCGCGTATAGACCGATATGCTATGAAAAGCAATACGCACGAAAAGGAGGCGGAGTTATCGGTCACCTGTCTGAAAAAACACCGTCCCGGTATGCCTGGGTGAAGTTCAGACAATAATCGTCACGGCCAAGAACCAGTTGCGTGGTGAGAATGGCGGCCTGCAGTTCCCTGTCGAGCGGATCCATAATCGCGGTGTCGAGGCCGGCTACCATGGCCAGTGTCAAAAAGGTTCTGTTTATATATGACCGCGCCGGCAAACCGAAAGATATATTACTCAGACCGGCTGTGAAATGTATATCTGGGTATTCCGCGCGGACCGCCTTCAAGGTTTCGATAAAAACATTGACGCTCTCGATATTGGTGCTGAGGGCCATGACAAGGGGATCGATATAGATTTGTTGGTCGGGAATACCGGAGGACCGTGTTGCCGAGACGACCTTCTGAACAATCGCAAACCGTTCACCGCATGTTTCCGGTATCTGAATATGGTCCATGGCAAGGGCGATAACGGGACAACCCGCACCGGCGGCAAGCGGAAGAATCTCCTCCAGTCTGGACGCTTCACCGCTGATTGAGTTGATCATCGGTGTCAGCTTCGCCGCCCTGATACCCGCTTCAAGTGCGGCCGGATTCGTCGAATCCAGACAAAGCGGAATATCGACCGCCTCCTGAACGGTTTCGACGAGCCAGACCATGTCTTCGGGTTCACGCTCGGGGAGTGTCCCCGCGTTGATATCGAGCCAGCTCGCGCCGGCTTCGGCCTGCTTGCGGGCAAGGTCCTGGAGGAATACCGCGTTTCTGGCGGAGATCGCGCTTTTTACACGCTGCCTTGTGCCATTAATTTTCTCTCCGATTATTTTCATGTTAATTCCCTTTTAGTGAAGCTTGTTGTTCGACCGTATGTTATCGTGCCCGCCGGCAATACGGCCGGCCGAGCATATTGACGTTAGGGTATCGTTATATCATCATGATGTCAAGTGTCGGCACGCTGCTAATAATGTGGCCCTCAGGGAATGACGAAAGAGAACCGGGACGCCCGATGGCGCAAAAAAATATACCGCATACCAGAAACATTTCGTGTTCATGAATATTCCGGGTCAGAGATTGGAGAGGTAGGTGTACAGATTGATCTCCTTGTTGACGATGTTGAGTTTTTTTCGAATTCTGTAGCGGTGTTTTTCGATCGTGAGAACGGAGAGATTGAGTACGCGGGCGATTTCCTTGTTGGTGAGACCGTTTTTTATCAGATTGCAGAGTTCGATTTCCCTCGGACTCAGCTTCATGAGGCGGCCTTTGAGATTCCGTGCAAAGGGAGAACATATCTGTCTGCAGCTTTCCTTGATGGATAAAGCGGCTTTTCTCAATTCGTCATTGTCGGATACCTTTCCGATAAACCTGTCAATTGCGGGTATGAGAAGCTGCTCCACATTCAGATTGACCTGTTCGTGTATTTCCTTTTTATCGAGTTCGATCTGTGCAAGCACTTCTTTCAGGGCGATGTTTTTTCTTTCGAGTTCCTCCCTGTTCCCGACGACTTCCGAGACGTCCCTCCGGATGATGACAATCCCGATAGGTTTGTCGTTGTTCAAATAAAGGGGGAATATGGTCCATTCGAAAATGAGATTGGTACGGATATCGAGTCCGTATTCCTTGTTGATATGCGATACGGGAACTTTCATTTCGGGAATAAAAACGGTCCTGCCATGCAAGGCCTCTTCGATATAGGCGAGGATCCCCGACGACTTCGCCACCGGTTCACTGAACAGGTTGAATTTACCGACGATATCGTCCGGGCTCGGTATATTGTAGACCTCGAGAAAGGCTTTGTTGACCATAATGATCGTTCCTGAACTGTCCATGATGTCGATCGGATACGGCATCTGATTGAATATATTCTCGAGGTATTTCTCCCGCAGTTTGAACTCGGCTTCCATGAGTTTGCGGGCCGTTATATCCTCACAGATCCCCGCTCGGCTCACCGATTTCCCCGTATCGTCTTTTATGGGGAGGCTTTTTGCGGAGATCCATCGCAGTTCGCCGTCGGGCCGGATTATTCTGTATTGTTCATCGATCATCTTATACGACCGGAAGACATTCATGTTATAGTATGATGCGATACGGGCTCTGTCTTCGGGATGCATACTCCCGAACAACACCGAGGGGTCTGAGTAGAGTGTCTCGCGCGGTATGCCCCATATTTTCTCGAACGAAGGGCTTATATAGACGAAGCGGTCGTTCGAGCGGAGGAACAGGACTTCGTTCAGGTTCTCGAAGAGCTGTCTGAACATTTTTTCACGTTTGTGCAGGAAGCTGATTTCATCTTTTTCGTCGGTTTTATTGTGTATCAGCATGAGCGCACCGGAAAATCTTTCATCGCCGTACGGTATTCCCGTTACCGTTATCATCCTGCCGTCGATGCCGGGAAACTCGGCTTTTTCAGGTTTTCCGGCTGCGATGGACGTGCGCATGGGACAACCGGTGCACGGCTTTTCTTTATGCATGAGGACCGTGTAACACAGCTTTCCTTTCGTTTCGGTAGGAGAAAGACAGAAATACTCACCTGCGCTTTCATTCATCCATCTGATGGTGAATGAATCGTCATGAAACAGAACGATATCCGAGAGATGATCGAAAAATGGTTGAAACGCCGTAAAAGATTTATCCGTAAAATCGTCCATTTACACCCTATACATCTATAGTGTAGCAGCATCTGTAAAATAGTCAATAAATACCGGAAATTTTCGCGATAATTTCACTGCCGTACTGCAGGATAATCATATGAATAAAAACGAATCCGTATTCTTGACTAAAGGTGTTATTTTGCTTTACTGTTCAATAGGATGATATAATTTTGAAAAGGGAGTGCTGTTATGGGAATTTATCTCTATGTGTCGATGTATCCGGAGGCTCTTATCGCTTCTATGCTGACTCCTGAGGAGTTCGGGAATTATCTTGCAACCGGTACGAAAAAAAGGCAAAGCTGGCAGGAAGCGATATTTTTTGAAGTCGATATGGATGTATGCGGCAAGGTGTTCGATCTCTCGGATGTGAAAAGCCGTTGTGTTTCTCATGAGGACGGAGAACCGAAACATTCCATATATTATTCAATTTACCGTGTTCTGGAAAGAACTCCTTTTGAGGCCGTCAAGGATCTTTATCTGGCGACAAAATCCGGTCGCGTCCTGAAACTCGAGAAAAACCGGGACCTGCCCTCATTCGACCGTCAATGCTATCTGTACCAGGAAATAGTCCCCGTACACCCGCGGATCGCGAGCAGCCTGGATCCTTTCAAATTCGCACGGTTCATTACCGACAGCAATAATAAAATTTATGTTCCGAAAATTTGTTTCGTGGACTTGAGACTCGGTGAACTGGCGGACGACCCGGAGAACGGGAGTATTCATGATCTTCCGTACTCGCAAATCGATCATTTGAGAGAATGCCTCATGCAGGTCAAACGGGAATCGCAAAAGCATACGAAAACGGTGAACAGAATCCAATCCCAGAGTTTTATCTATAGAACGATAAACAATGGTTTCTTTCTCGCCGACAACCGGGAAACCCTGTTCTATCCGTTCCCGTCGGAAAAGGAACTCAATACGATCCATTACCAATGGTGGAGAACCGCAACCGAATAACGTATATCGCACGCCCGCGAGACAACCGGGATAAATGAAGCGGAAAAGGCTTCTTCCGTGTGTGAGTCGGATGGAGATGCCTCATGAAAATATTGATTGTGGAAGACGATGCAATAACGATGGAGTTCGTCCGCAAAGGATTGCAGGAAAGCGGGTATAATGTGGAATGCGCAGCCGACGGCGAACAGGGGCTATCCCTTGCACGTCACGGCCGTTTCGATGCGGCAATCATCGACATCATGATCCCGAAAATCGACGGATTGACAATGATCGAGCGGCTTCGCGCGGAAGGCAGCAATACACCTTTCCTCATTCTCAGCGCGAAACGGACGGTCGACGACAGGATTTTGGGTTTCAAAAAAGGGGGAGACGATTATCTCACAAAACCGTTCTCTTTTTCGGAGCTTCTTGTCAGGCTGCAGGCGCTGCTTCGAAGGTCGTCTTACGCGGGCAATCAGAACCGGTTGAGTATCGGAGATTTGACGATCGACATATTTACACGAAAAGTGAAGCGGGCGGGAAAAGAGATCGAATTGCAGCCGCGGGAGTTTTCACTCCTCGAATATTTTATGCGAAATCCCGGCATCACCCTGTCGAAAACATTACTTCTGGAGAATATTTGGGGATACCGGTTCGACACCCATACGAATGTGGTCGATGTACTGGTCCATCGGTTGAGAAACAAGATCGACAGGGGCTTCGGCAGGGAACTCATTCGTACGGTACGGGGCATGGGATATATGATAAAAGATGACAAGGATTAAGGCCTCCAAATTCACCATTCGATTGACCCTCTATTATTCGGTGATTTTTATCGTCTCGTCGATTGTGATGGTGACGATCGTTTATTTTTTTCTCAGGCATGAATTGAACGGTCATCATTCGCAGGAGATCCGCCATCGTCTCCTCGAATACTGGGCGCAGTACGAAGCGGGGGGAATCGGACTCGTCGAAAGGGAGTTCGGATTCGAGAAAAAGTATCAGAAAACATATCAGATGCTGCTGCGAATTGCAGACAAAGGGAACAGAACGCTTTTTTTGGGAGCCTCCGACCAGATTGTCGCGTTCGATATAACGCCGCTTCTGACCGTGCCGTCTCCCGATACCGGCATCCCTATCCTGCTTTCCTCATCACGGTATCCGTATGATATCGATGTCCGGACGATTGAAATGGAACCGGGAATCTTCCTTCAGGTCGGACTGAGTACCGAATTCGTCATGAAAATCGTTTCCGTTATCAGGCAGGGCTTTTTCTTTTTACTCATACCATTCATCTGTTTCGGGATAGCCGGGGGATATTTCATCGCTTCACGCCTGCTTTCTCCGATAAAAAAACTCATCCGTACCGTATCGTCGATCAAAAGGACAGCCGATATTTCAAAACGGATAAGGGAAACGGGAAGCGGCGACGAACTCGATACGTTGATAAAGCTTTTTAACGGCATGCTCGACCGGATTGGTTCGCTTATCAACGCGATGCACGTCACCCTCGATAATGTCGCGCACGATCTGAAAACACCCCTCACGCGAATACGGGGAATCGCGGAGCGGGCGGCCGGCGATTCCGGGGACGCCGGGAAAAAAGATGAAGCTCTTTTAATGTGCATCGAGCAATCCGATATCGTCCTCAAGATGCTCAATACGATCATGGATATTTCCGAATCGGAAGCCGGTGTTATGGCGCTGAAAAAAAGCGATGTCGCCGTCCGCTATATGATCGATCAGCTGCTTGAGCTATACGGCTATGTCGCGGAAGAAAAAGGGATAGATATCAGTACCGATGTGGAACAACACCTGACGATTTCCGCGGATCCCGACCGTCTGCGCCAGGCGGTCGGGAACCTCATCGACAACGCGGTCAAATATACCGGTCCCGGAGGGCATGTCGCCGTATACGCATTCGAGGAGAACGGGTCCGTCGTGATCCGGATAACGGATACCGGGGCCGGTATTCCTCAGGATGAACTCGAGCATATCTGGAAACGGCTTTACCGGATCGACAGAAGCGGGACGGATACCGGACTCGGGCTGGGGCTGAGTATCGTAAAAGCCGTAGTCACCGCCCACGGCGGCACGGTCGATGTGGCGAGTACCCCCGGCAGGGGATCGGTATTCACCATCGTTCTGCCCATTTCCGCCTGATACCAAACATTACAATTTTGTAATCCTCGTGTAAGGCTTATGTAATGTTCGTGTAGTACATTCGAATTGTCAACAAAATTTGACAGGAGGTGTACCATGAACAGTAAAGGTATTTTTATCGCACGGGAAAGGATACCGGCGGTATCCTTTCTGAAAACGGTGATGGCGGCGGCCGTCATGTTTCTTCTGTTTTCGGCTTTCACATGCAACAGCGAGACATCGAAGGTGCTGTCGGATATGAACACGGCGCAATCGCAAGACTCATCAGGTGTATCGGTCGTGTCGCCTGCAATCCTGCAAAGTTCCTACAGAAACACGGTAAAAAAGGTATTGCCCGTTGTCGTCGAGGTGAATGTCGTCGATATCGTCCATGTGACGATTCCGGATTTTTCCCCGTTCTCGTTTTTCTTCGACCAGTTGCCGAACGGCGGAGGTTCGGGCGGGAGTTCCGGTGGTGAAAGGGAATACAAGCAGTACGGCCTCGGTTCGGGGGTTATCGTACGCCAGACAAAGGACACCGCATATGTGCTCACCAACAACCATGTGGTCGGTGAAGCTGAAGAAATCAGCATTAAACTCCCCGACGGACGCGAGTTCAAGGGGAGTCTCGTCGGGAACGACGAACATAAAGACCTGGCCCTTGTCGCGTTTAAAACGGACAAACCGGTTCCCGTCGCCGAACTCGGTGATTCATCGATTTTGGAGCCGGGGGATGTGGTTCTCGCAATCGGAAACCCGCTCGGGTTTGAATCGACAGTGACGGCGGGTATTGTCAGCGCGATCGGAAGAAAATCCGACGGCGGTACCGATATATCGACGTTCACCGATTACATACAGACGGATGCTTCGATCAACCAGGGCAACTCGGGGGGCGCGCTCGTCAACCTCGAAGGACAGGTGATCGGAATCAATACCTGGATCGCCTCGCCGTCCGGCGGGAATGTGGGAATCGGTTTCGCGATTCCGATCAACAACGCGAAAACCGCTATCAACGATTTTATCACAAAGGGAAGGATCGAATACGGGTGGCTGGGAATCAATATCGGTGAACCCGTTGACGGGGTCGCCGACGACATGCACCTTGCGGGAATCAAGGGCGCGATGGTCTTCGATGTCTTTACCGGTTCACCGGCGGACAAGGCTGACATATTCCCCGGTGACTTTATTACGGTAATAGACGGGAAGCAGGTGTCGGATTCTCAGGAATTGATATTCACCGTATCGAAACTCACACCAGGACAGACGGTAGCGCTGAAACTCATAAGGCAGGGTAAGGAAAAACTGGTCGAGGTCGAGATCGCAAGCCGCGGGGACGAAAAATCGATCAAGGATAAAGCGGCAAATCTCTGGCCGGGGATGACCGTTGTCGGCCTTACCGACGATATCAGAAAACAGCTGAACCTGAAGGGTAATATCGGAAACGTCGTTGTCGGTTCGGTCGTTATGGGAAGTCCTGCGGATATCGCCGGTTTCAAGGGCGGGGATATTATCCGCACGATCAACAAGAAACCGGTCGCTTCGACGGCGGATTTTTACAGATTGTTTGCCGACAGGGAGAGAGAAAAGGTGTTCACGATATACAGGGAAGGCCGGGAGCTCATTTTAGGACTTGTAAGGCAGTCATGAGGATTATAAGGAGTTTTTTATGAAAACCTTGAAAAAGAAACTGCGAAAAAGCATCGTGACGGACCGGATATCGGCACAGATGAAATTATACAGAAGTCTCTCCGTCGGCGAGACGATGCGAAAGCTTCAAACGACTCCGGAAGGTCTTGACGATAGGGAAGCGGAAAGAAGGGGGGCCGAATACGGATACAACAGGATCGAAGAAAAAACCACACATCCCCTTCTGAAGCTTCTCTCGTACTTCTGGGGCCCAATACCGTGGATGATTGAAATTGCCGGCGTGCTTTCCGGTATTCTGGGCAGGTGGGAAGATACGGCCGTTATCGCCGTGTTACTCCTGGTCAATGTCGCGACCGCGTTCTGGGAAGAATATAAAGCGAGTTCGACTATTGCGGCGTTGAAAAAAAGGATGGCTGTCAGTTCGCGTGTCAAAAGGAACGGAAACTGGATCATGAAAGGGGCGGAGGAGATCGTTCCCGGCGATATACTCCGCCTCAGGATCGGGGATATCGTCCCCGCCGATGTCAAACTTCTTGCGGGAGAATCGATACAGGTGGACCAGTCGGCCCTGACCGGTGAAGCCTTTCCGGTCGTTCTTTCCCCATCGTCGATCGCTTTTTCCGGATCGATCGTGAAACAGGGAGAGATCGATGCGGTAGTTTACGCAACGGGAATGAATACGTACTTCGGACAGACGACACACCTCGTCAAGGATACGAAGGAAAGCAGTCATTTTCAAAAGGCGATACTCAGAATCGGTAATTTTCTTATTGTCAGTGCATTTTTGCTTATCATCGTCATACTCACCGTATCGATGTTCCGGGGTATCGATATTCTCACCAATCTTCAGTTCTCCCTCATCCTCCTGGTCGCAGCGATTCCCGTGGCGATGCCGACGGTACTCTCGATAACAATGGCGATCGGCGCCAGGGCATTGGCGAAAAAAAAGGTGATTGTCAGCCATCTCTCCTCGATTGAAGAACTCGCGGGCATCGATATACTTTGCTCGGACAAGACGGGGACCCTGACCCGAAACAAACTCACCGTCGGCAAACCGTTTGTCGTGAACGGGTACGGCGAAGACAAACTTTTTCTTTTCGGCTCACTCGCGTCGAGAAAAGAGGACGGCGACGCCATCGACACCGCCGTCATCGAAAGCAGCGCGGCTTCACTGCGGAATTATACGATACGGCATTTTTCACCCTTCGATCCGGTGCATAAACGTACGGAAGCGCATGTTGAAACGCCGGAAGGAAAGGATTTTTATGTGACAAAAGGGGCCCCGCAGGTGATTCTGGATATGTCGTCAAACAGGGAAGAGGTGAAGGATGCCGTCGGCAGAGAAATACGGGGATTTGCCGCAAAGGGGTACCGTTCGCTGGGAGTCGCGTACGCCGAAAAACCGGAAGACTGGCAATTTGCGGGTATTATTCCGCTTTACGATCCGCTCAGGCGCGATTCAAGGGCGATGGTCGACAAGACGCGAAAAATGGGCATCGAGGTCAAGATGATTACGGGCGATCATGATATAATCGCCGGACAGGTCGCGGGTGAACTTGGTCTCGGCGGGAAGATCATGAAAGCGGACGGGCTTTTGAAGGATGACGAGGAGGCGAACGTGAGAAACATCGAGGAGGCTTCGGGCGTCGCGCAGGTGTATCCGGAGCATAAATACACGATTGTCGATCTTCTCAAACAACACGATCACATTGTGGGCATGACCGGAGACGGGGTGAATGACGCCCCCGCGCTCAAGAAGGCGGATGTCGGTATCGCCGTTTCAGGTTCCACGGATGCCGCCCGTTCCGCAGCGGATATCATTTTACTAAGGCCGGGGTTGTCCGTCATCATTGATGCGATCAGGGAAAGCAGGAAAATCTTCAGCCGTATGACGAGTTACGCAACATACCGCATTGCCGAATCGATCAGGATTCTTCTCTTTATGACGATGTCGATTCTGGCGTTCAATTTTTATCCCGTCACGGCGATCATGATCGTACTTATTGCGTTACTGAACGACGGTGCGATCGTATCCATCGCATATGACAGGGCGACGGCCTCAAGGAAGCCGGAACACTGGCACATTCCCGAGCTAATCACCGTTTCGTCGATACTCGGGGTTATGGGCGTGGCCGCATCGTTTTTGCTGTTTTACATCGGGGAGAATATATTCCATCTCGACAGGGATATCATACGGACACTCATCTATCTGAAATTATCCGTTGCGGGTCATCTTACGATTTTCATAACGAGAACAAAGGGTCATTTTTGGACCCAGCGTCCCTCGGCAGTCCTTTTTTGGGCCGTCGTCATAACGCAGCTGGTAGCGACGCTTATCGCGGTCTACGGCGTATTCATGATGCCCCTTGGCTGGGGATGGGCCCTTATTGTCTGGGGGTATGCGATCGTCTGGTTCATTATAAACGATATCGTAAAAGCGGCGGCGGTAAGGGTGTTCCGTCTATATCGAACATAATATTCCTTCACGCCGCAATGGTAACATTCCCGGTGTTCCCGCTCCAGGCGCCGGAACACCGGGAATCCGGTGTCGGACCGCTTAATGAGCAAGGAGGATGTTAGCTATCCGG
This genomic interval carries:
- a CDS encoding methyltetrahydrofolate cobalamin methyltransferase; protein product: MKIIGEKINGTRQRVKSAISARNAVFLQDLARKQAEAGASWLDINAGTLPEREPEDMVWLVETVQEAVDIPLCLDSTNPAALEAGIRAAKLTPMINSISGEASRLEEILPLAAGAGCPVIALAMDHIQIPETCGERFAIVQKVVSATRSSGIPDQQIYIDPLVMALSTNIESVNVFIETLKAVRAEYPDIHFTAGLSNISFGLPARSYINRTFLTLAMVAGLDTAIMDPLDRELQAAILTTQLVLGRDDYCLNFTQAYRDGVFSDR
- a CDS encoding PAS domain S-box protein; its protein translation is MDDFTDKSFTAFQPFFDHLSDIVLFHDDSFTIRWMNESAGEYFCLSPTETKGKLCYTVLMHKEKPCTGCPMRTSIAAGKPEKAEFPGIDGRMITVTGIPYGDERFSGALMLIHNKTDEKDEISFLHKREKMFRQLFENLNEVLFLRSNDRFVYISPSFEKIWGIPRETLYSDPSVLFGSMHPEDRARIASYYNMNVFRSYKMIDEQYRIIRPDGELRWISAKSLPIKDDTGKSVSRAGICEDITARKLMEAEFKLREKYLENIFNQMPYPIDIMDSSGTIIMVNKAFLEVYNIPSPDDIVGKFNLFSEPVAKSSGILAYIEEALHGRTVFIPEMKVPVSHINKEYGLDIRTNLIFEWTIFPLYLNNDKPIGIVIIRRDVSEVVGNREELERKNIALKEVLAQIELDKKEIHEQVNLNVEQLLIPAIDRFIGKVSDNDELRKAALSIKESCRQICSPFARNLKGRLMKLSPREIELCNLIKNGLTNKEIARVLNLSVLTIEKHRYRIRKKLNIVNKEINLYTYLSNL
- a CDS encoding response regulator transcription factor, translated to MKILIVEDDAITMEFVRKGLQESGYNVECAADGEQGLSLARHGRFDAAIIDIMIPKIDGLTMIERLRAEGSNTPFLILSAKRTVDDRILGFKKGGDDYLTKPFSFSELLVRLQALLRRSSYAGNQNRLSIGDLTIDIFTRKVKRAGKEIELQPREFSLLEYFMRNPGITLSKTLLLENIWGYRFDTHTNVVDVLVHRLRNKIDRGFGRELIRTVRGMGYMIKDDKD
- a CDS encoding HAMP domain-containing histidine kinase, producing the protein MTRIKASKFTIRLTLYYSVIFIVSSIVMVTIVYFFLRHELNGHHSQEIRHRLLEYWAQYEAGGIGLVEREFGFEKKYQKTYQMLLRIADKGNRTLFLGASDQIVAFDITPLLTVPSPDTGIPILLSSSRYPYDIDVRTIEMEPGIFLQVGLSTEFVMKIVSVIRQGFFFLLIPFICFGIAGGYFIASRLLSPIKKLIRTVSSIKRTADISKRIRETGSGDELDTLIKLFNGMLDRIGSLINAMHVTLDNVAHDLKTPLTRIRGIAERAAGDSGDAGKKDEALLMCIEQSDIVLKMLNTIMDISESEAGVMALKKSDVAVRYMIDQLLELYGYVAEEKGIDISTDVEQHLTISADPDRLRQAVGNLIDNAVKYTGPGGHVAVYAFEENGSVVIRITDTGAGIPQDELEHIWKRLYRIDRSGTDTGLGLGLSIVKAVVTAHGGTVDVASTPGRGSVFTIVLPISA
- a CDS encoding Do family serine endopeptidase, whose product is MNSKGIFIARERIPAVSFLKTVMAAAVMFLLFSAFTCNSETSKVLSDMNTAQSQDSSGVSVVSPAILQSSYRNTVKKVLPVVVEVNVVDIVHVTIPDFSPFSFFFDQLPNGGGSGGSSGGEREYKQYGLGSGVIVRQTKDTAYVLTNNHVVGEAEEISIKLPDGREFKGSLVGNDEHKDLALVAFKTDKPVPVAELGDSSILEPGDVVLAIGNPLGFESTVTAGIVSAIGRKSDGGTDISTFTDYIQTDASINQGNSGGALVNLEGQVIGINTWIASPSGGNVGIGFAIPINNAKTAINDFITKGRIEYGWLGINIGEPVDGVADDMHLAGIKGAMVFDVFTGSPADKADIFPGDFITVIDGKQVSDSQELIFTVSKLTPGQTVALKLIRQGKEKLVEVEIASRGDEKSIKDKAANLWPGMTVVGLTDDIRKQLNLKGNIGNVVVGSVVMGSPADIAGFKGGDIIRTINKKPVASTADFYRLFADREREKVFTIYREGRELILGLVRQS
- a CDS encoding plasma-membrane proton-efflux P-type ATPase — encoded protein: MKTLKKKLRKSIVTDRISAQMKLYRSLSVGETMRKLQTTPEGLDDREAERRGAEYGYNRIEEKTTHPLLKLLSYFWGPIPWMIEIAGVLSGILGRWEDTAVIAVLLLVNVATAFWEEYKASSTIAALKKRMAVSSRVKRNGNWIMKGAEEIVPGDILRLRIGDIVPADVKLLAGESIQVDQSALTGEAFPVVLSPSSIAFSGSIVKQGEIDAVVYATGMNTYFGQTTHLVKDTKESSHFQKAILRIGNFLIVSAFLLIIVILTVSMFRGIDILTNLQFSLILLVAAIPVAMPTVLSITMAIGARALAKKKVIVSHLSSIEELAGIDILCSDKTGTLTRNKLTVGKPFVVNGYGEDKLFLFGSLASRKEDGDAIDTAVIESSAASLRNYTIRHFSPFDPVHKRTEAHVETPEGKDFYVTKGAPQVILDMSSNREEVKDAVGREIRGFAAKGYRSLGVAYAEKPEDWQFAGIIPLYDPLRRDSRAMVDKTRKMGIEVKMITGDHDIIAGQVAGELGLGGKIMKADGLLKDDEEANVRNIEEASGVAQVYPEHKYTIVDLLKQHDHIVGMTGDGVNDAPALKKADVGIAVSGSTDAARSAADIILLRPGLSVIIDAIRESRKIFSRMTSYATYRIAESIRILLFMTMSILAFNFYPVTAIMIVLIALLNDGAIVSIAYDRATASRKPEHWHIPELITVSSILGVMGVAASFLLFYIGENIFHLDRDIIRTLIYLKLSVAGHLTIFITRTKGHFWTQRPSAVLFWAVVITQLVATLIAVYGVFMMPLGWGWALIVWGYAIVWFIINDIVKAAAVRVFRLYRT